A single region of the Rubrobacter naiadicus genome encodes:
- a CDS encoding helix-turn-helix domain-containing protein — MVGESKSGVGVLDRVVAILSFLSEEGPASLAGVVGGTGLPRPTAYRLLSALEAHHLVVREEGRYALGMRLLGWGSRAVGSVGLVEAAGPVLAR, encoded by the coding sequence GTGGTTGGAGAAAGCAAGAGCGGGGTCGGGGTTCTGGACCGGGTGGTGGCGATCCTGAGCTTCCTTTCGGAGGAGGGACCGGCGAGCCTCGCCGGGGTGGTCGGGGGGACGGGTCTGCCGCGACCGACGGCGTACCGGCTGCTCTCGGCGCTGGAGGCGCACCATCTGGTGGTACGCGAGGAGGGGCGGTACGCTTTGGGGATGCGGCTCCTCGGGTGGGGGAGCCGGGCGGTGGGGAGCGTCGGGCTGGTCGAGGCGGCGGGGCCGGTGCTCGCGAGG
- a CDS encoding methyltransferase domain-containing protein: MALEWDAASYEALADPMTRWGEEFLGGIALRGDEVVVDAGCGTGRVTELLLGRLPEGRVVAVDASREMVEAAGRRFAGEGRVRVLRQDLLELDIGEEADVIFSTATFHWIPDHARLFRALARNLKPGGTLAAQCGGAGNISRVGRALRGVMEEEPFRGYFEGWEDTKHYPAPEEERALLQESGFVEVEARLLEKPTPFAGEEALARYLEAVILRAHLMRLPRGMRRPFAQAVAGRMAKEEGLEIDYVRLNMLARKKEADDE, translated from the coding sequence GTGGCGCTTGAGTGGGACGCGGCCTCCTACGAGGCGCTGGCGGACCCGATGACGCGCTGGGGGGAGGAGTTTCTCGGGGGGATCGCGCTGCGGGGGGACGAGGTGGTCGTGGACGCCGGGTGCGGGACCGGGCGTGTCACGGAGCTTCTTCTGGGGCGGCTGCCGGAGGGGCGGGTGGTCGCGGTAGACGCCTCGCGGGAGATGGTCGAGGCTGCGGGGAGGCGCTTTGCTGGGGAGGGGAGGGTGCGGGTTCTGCGGCAGGATCTGCTGGAGCTGGATATCGGGGAGGAGGCGGACGTCATCTTCTCGACGGCGACCTTTCACTGGATCCCGGACCACGCCAGGCTCTTCCGCGCCCTCGCGCGCAATTTGAAGCCCGGCGGGACGCTCGCCGCGCAGTGCGGCGGGGCGGGCAACATCTCGCGGGTCGGGAGGGCGCTGCGGGGGGTCATGGAGGAGGAGCCGTTCCGGGGGTACTTCGAAGGCTGGGAGGACACCAAGCACTACCCGGCCCCGGAGGAAGAGCGGGCGTTGCTCCAAGAGAGCGGGTTCGTGGAGGTCGAGGCCCGGCTCCTGGAGAAGCCGACGCCTTTTGCGGGCGAGGAGGCGCTCGCGCGGTATCTGGAGGCGGTCATCCTGCGCGCCCACCTGATGCGGCTACCCCGCGGGATGCGCCGTCCCTTCGCGCAGGCCGTGGCGGGGAGGATGGCCAAAGAAGAGGGGCTCGAGATCGACTACGTTCGCCTCAACATGCTGGCGAGGAAGAAGGAGGCAGATGATGAGTAG
- the leuC gene encoding 3-isopropylmalate dehydratase large subunit, whose amino-acid sequence MSRPKTLAEKVWERHVVRSGEGEPDLLYVDLHLVHEVTSPQAFEALRLAGRKVRRPDLTLATMDHNVPTEGLGLPVKDRISAKQMEALEKNCRDFGIELEAWGTPKQGIVHMIGPEMGLTQPGMVIVCGDSHTATHGAFGALAFGIGTSEVEHVLATQTLPQRRPKMMAVTVEGELPADVTAKDLMLGILNRIGTGGGVGHIIEYRGEAVRSLSMEGRMTVCNMSIEGGARAGMIAPDEKTFEYLEGREYAPKGEAWEEAVEYWKTLPTDEGATFDKEVVIDAAELRPYVSWGTTPAQTVPLDGVVPEPENEAHERALKYMGLKPGTPMREIEVDTVFIGSCTNARIEDLRAAARVLEGHKVKEGIRAMVVPGSMRVKKQAEEEGLDEIFKQAGFEWRAAGCSMCLGMNPDKLSPGERCASTSNRNFEGRQGKGGRTHLVSPVVAAATAVMGRFASPSELGVLEGV is encoded by the coding sequence ATGAGTAGGCCGAAGACGCTCGCGGAGAAAGTCTGGGAGCGGCACGTGGTGAGGAGCGGCGAGGGGGAGCCCGACCTGCTGTACGTGGATCTTCATCTCGTGCACGAGGTCACGAGCCCGCAGGCCTTCGAGGCCCTGAGGCTCGCCGGGCGGAAGGTCAGGAGGCCTGACCTCACGCTCGCCACGATGGACCACAACGTCCCGACCGAGGGTCTGGGGCTCCCGGTCAAAGACAGGATCTCCGCCAAGCAGATGGAGGCGCTCGAGAAGAACTGTCGGGACTTCGGGATAGAGCTCGAGGCGTGGGGCACTCCGAAACAGGGGATAGTGCACATGATCGGGCCGGAGATGGGCCTCACCCAGCCCGGGATGGTCATCGTCTGCGGCGACTCGCACACCGCCACCCACGGCGCCTTCGGGGCGCTGGCCTTCGGGATCGGCACGAGCGAGGTCGAGCACGTCCTGGCCACCCAGACGCTGCCGCAGCGCCGGCCGAAGATGATGGCGGTAACGGTCGAGGGAGAGCTTCCGGCGGACGTGACCGCCAAGGACCTCATGCTCGGCATCCTCAACAGGATCGGGACCGGCGGCGGGGTCGGGCACATCATCGAGTACCGCGGCGAGGCGGTCCGCTCGCTCTCGATGGAGGGCCGGATGACCGTGTGCAACATGTCCATCGAGGGCGGGGCGCGTGCCGGCATGATCGCCCCGGACGAGAAGACCTTTGAGTACCTGGAGGGCCGCGAGTACGCGCCGAAGGGTGAGGCCTGGGAGGAGGCCGTCGAGTACTGGAAGACCCTGCCGACAGACGAGGGGGCGACCTTCGACAAGGAGGTCGTCATCGACGCCGCCGAGCTCCGGCCCTACGTCTCCTGGGGCACGACCCCCGCGCAGACCGTCCCGCTCGACGGGGTCGTCCCCGAGCCCGAGAACGAAGCCCACGAGCGGGCCCTGAAGTACATGGGCCTGAAACCGGGTACGCCCATGAGAGAGATCGAGGTCGACACCGTCTTCATCGGGTCGTGCACCAACGCCCGGATAGAGGACCTGCGCGCCGCCGCTCGCGTCCTCGAAGGACACAAGGTCAAGGAAGGCATCCGGGCGATGGTCGTCCCCGGCTCGATGCGCGTCAAGAAGCAGGCCGAGGAGGAGGGGCTCGACGAGATCTTCAAGCAGGCCGGCTTCGAGTGGCGGGCCGCCGGGTGCTCGATGTGCCTCGGGATGAACCCGGACAAGCTCTCCCCCGGCGAGCGTTGTGCCTCGACCTCCAACCGCAACTTCGAGGGGAGGCAGGGCAAGGGCGGCCGGACGCACCTGGTGAGCCCGGTCGTCGCGGCGGCCACGGCGGTGATGGGGCGCTTCGCCTCCCCGAGCGAGCTCGGCGTACTGGAAGGAGTGTGA
- the leuD gene encoding 3-isopropylmalate dehydratase small subunit, with translation MDPVKKVEGKALPLGYSDVDTDQIVPSDALKRIERTGFGRFLFSEWRENPDFVLNKPEHEGAVVLIAGENFGCGSSREHAVWAIKDYGFGAVIAPSFADIFKNNCTKNGLLTIELPKEKVEALLEAVREDPEAKVTVDLESRTVKGPGLEESFEVDDFVRYRLLNGLDDVGLTLQHEEDIEAYEKHRPGYMPSIR, from the coding sequence ATGGATCCGGTGAAGAAGGTCGAGGGCAAGGCGCTCCCTTTGGGCTACTCCGACGTGGATACCGACCAGATCGTACCCTCCGACGCCTTGAAGCGCATCGAGCGCACTGGCTTCGGCAGGTTCCTCTTCTCCGAGTGGCGTGAGAACCCCGACTTCGTCCTCAACAAACCCGAGCACGAAGGAGCGGTCGTCCTCATCGCCGGGGAGAACTTCGGGTGCGGCTCGAGCCGCGAGCACGCCGTCTGGGCCATAAAGGACTACGGCTTCGGGGCCGTCATCGCACCCTCCTTCGCCGACATCTTCAAGAACAACTGCACCAAGAACGGCCTCCTCACCATCGAGCTCCCCAAAGAGAAGGTCGAGGCCCTGCTCGAAGCGGTGAGAGAAGACCCCGAGGCGAAGGTGACCGTCGACCTCGAGAGCCGCACCGTGAAGGGGCCCGGCCTCGAGGAGAGCTTCGAGGTCGACGACTTCGTCCGCTACCGGCTCTTAAACGGCCTCGACGACGTCGGGCTCACCCTGCAGCACGAGGAGGACATCGAGGCTTACGAGAAGCACCGCCCGGGCTACATGCCGAGTATCAGGTAG
- a CDS encoding alpha/beta hydrolase, whose protein sequence is MRRNVEFESGGLTCRGWLYAPDDSGDEGAPTIVMAHGFSAVKEMYLTRFAEHFASAGFTVLLFDYRYFGDSDGEPRGRLFPWEQIEDYQNAITFARRQPEVDGERIGIWGTSYSGGHVLVVGALDRRVRCVVAQVPLIDGWKNLHRIVVDEDVAALLKALEQDRERRFTSGEINYVPVVAEDRNCALPTADSYEWFTRTHEEMAPNWENRVTLESIEQFIAYSPEAYIRRISPTPLLIAVAENDILTPTDLAIEAYEVALEPKKLVILPGGHFDAYTTGFDESAGAALDWFQRHLS, encoded by the coding sequence GTGCGAAGGAACGTGGAGTTCGAGAGCGGGGGACTGACATGCCGGGGGTGGCTATACGCGCCGGACGATTCCGGCGACGAAGGAGCACCCACGATCGTCATGGCGCACGGGTTCAGCGCGGTCAAGGAGATGTACCTGACGCGTTTCGCTGAGCATTTTGCGAGCGCAGGTTTCACCGTACTCCTCTTCGACTACCGCTACTTTGGAGACAGCGATGGGGAACCCAGGGGACGGCTCTTCCCGTGGGAACAGATCGAAGACTACCAGAACGCCATAACCTTCGCCCGCCGACAACCCGAGGTGGACGGGGAACGCATCGGCATCTGGGGCACCTCATACAGCGGCGGTCACGTACTGGTGGTCGGAGCGCTCGACCGGCGGGTGCGCTGCGTCGTGGCTCAGGTGCCGCTCATAGACGGCTGGAAGAACCTGCATCGCATAGTGGTGGACGAAGACGTGGCCGCCCTACTCAAGGCCCTGGAGCAGGACCGCGAGCGGCGCTTCACCTCCGGTGAGATCAACTACGTGCCGGTGGTCGCCGAAGACCGCAACTGCGCCCTCCCCACTGCTGATTCGTACGAGTGGTTCACCCGGACCCACGAGGAGATGGCTCCAAACTGGGAGAACCGGGTTACCCTGGAGTCCATAGAACAGTTTATCGCCTACAGCCCGGAGGCGTACATCCGGCGGATCTCACCGACTCCCCTCCTGATAGCGGTCGCCGAGAACGACATCCTGACGCCTACCGACCTCGCGATCGAAGCCTACGAGGTGGCGCTGGAACCGAAGAAGCTCGTGATCCTGCCCGGGGGACACTTCGACGCCTATACCACGGGGTTCGACGAGTCCGCCGGAGCCGCTCTCGACTGGTTCCAGCGCCACCTCTCGTAG
- a CDS encoding LLM class F420-dependent oxidoreductase: MLDVAIMVEGQNGISWERWKRLVRAAEDFGFYGIFRSDHFTNPSGPVLESLELWSSLAWVADNTGRIEFGPLVTPVSFRHPVITAWQAAAVDDLAGGRLRLGLGAGWQEREHEAFGFDLLDVPERFARFEEGLEVVTRLLRGEGPASFEGRFYRLHEAELKLRSPRPGGPPIVIGGNGPRRTLPLAVRYADEWNATFPTLEEFSRLNRRLTEMLEEAGRPPEEVRRTLMTRAVFGRTDGEVRRKLGGQSADELRREGAVVGTAPEFVEQLGRLAEAGAQGVMLQWLEADDIDGLEALAGSVLPQLGGREDR; encoded by the coding sequence ATGCTCGACGTTGCGATAATGGTCGAGGGGCAGAACGGGATCAGCTGGGAGCGCTGGAAGCGGCTGGTACGGGCGGCGGAGGACTTCGGGTTCTACGGGATCTTCCGCTCGGACCACTTCACGAACCCCTCCGGACCCGTGCTGGAGTCGCTCGAGCTGTGGTCCTCGCTCGCCTGGGTCGCGGACAACACCGGGCGCATCGAGTTCGGGCCTCTCGTGACCCCGGTCTCGTTCCGCCACCCCGTGATCACGGCCTGGCAGGCCGCGGCCGTGGACGACCTGGCCGGCGGGCGACTCAGGCTCGGGCTCGGGGCCGGCTGGCAGGAGCGCGAGCACGAGGCCTTCGGGTTCGACCTGCTCGACGTACCGGAGCGTTTCGCCCGCTTCGAGGAGGGGCTTGAGGTCGTGACCCGCCTGCTGCGGGGGGAGGGGCCGGCCTCTTTCGAGGGCCGCTTCTACCGGCTGCACGAGGCCGAGCTGAAGCTGCGCTCGCCCCGTCCCGGCGGTCCCCCGATCGTCATCGGGGGCAACGGTCCCCGCAGGACGCTGCCGCTCGCCGTCCGCTACGCCGACGAGTGGAACGCGACCTTCCCGACGCTGGAGGAGTTCTCCCGGCTCAACCGCCGCCTCACGGAGATGCTGGAGGAGGCGGGCCGTCCGCCGGAGGAGGTGCGCCGCACGCTGATGACCCGCGCGGTCTTCGGCCGCACGGATGGGGAGGTGCGGCGCAAACTCGGAGGGCAGAGCGCGGACGAGCTGCGGCGGGAGGGGGCGGTCGTGGGCACCGCCCCGGAGTTCGTCGAGCAGCTCGGGCGGCTCGCGGAGGCCGGGGCGCAGGGGGTGATGCTGCAGTGGCTCGAAGCCGACGACATAGACGGCCTCGAGGCGCTCGCGGGCTCGGTGCTCCCGCAGCTTGGGGGAAGGGAGGATCGATGA
- a CDS encoding TIGR03667 family PPOX class F420-dependent oxidoreductase — translation MSGPDRRVEERLRTEEVIWLTTVRRDGQPQPVPVWFLWEGETFLIYSQPDRQKLRNIARNPRVALNLNSDAHGGGVVRIEGRAGILESFPPATEVPEYLEKYREPISRIGYDPEGFARDYSVAVRVTPDRWQSW, via the coding sequence ATGAGCGGACCGGATCGAAGGGTGGAGGAGAGGCTGCGGACGGAGGAGGTGATCTGGCTGACCACCGTGCGCCGCGACGGGCAGCCGCAGCCGGTCCCGGTGTGGTTTCTGTGGGAGGGGGAGACGTTTTTGATCTACTCGCAGCCCGACCGGCAGAAGCTGCGCAACATCGCCCGCAACCCCCGCGTCGCGCTCAACCTCAACAGCGACGCCCACGGAGGCGGGGTGGTGCGGATCGAAGGGAGGGCCGGGATCCTGGAGAGCTTCCCGCCAGCGACGGAGGTCCCGGAGTATCTGGAGAAGTACCGGGAGCCGATCTCCCGCATCGGCTACGACCCGGAGGGCTTCGCCCGCGACTACTCCGTGGCCGTGCGCGTCACGCCCGACCGCTGGCAGAGCTGGTAG
- a CDS encoding DUF427 domain-containing protein yields the protein MSLTMGTGPFGPKRSGEFNFDTSILKPHTLYFEDCPKRVRTFFGGETVADSRRVKVLHETGLLPVYYFPEEDVRTDLLEKTDHRTRCPFKGEAVYFSVRAGGRLAENAVWSYPEPLEDAPPLSGYLAFYHDRMDRWMEEEEETIGHPHDPYHRVDVLQSSLHVRVSVGGEVVAETRRPLVLFETSLPPRYYIPPEDVREDLLVPSDTHTVCPYKGVASYRSLKVGDTLIEDAAWLYPDPLPEAQKARGYLCFYEEKVEQEVEG from the coding sequence ATGTCGCTCACGATGGGAACGGGTCCCTTCGGCCCCAAGCGGAGCGGAGAGTTCAACTTCGACACCTCTATCCTCAAGCCCCACACCCTCTACTTCGAGGACTGTCCCAAGCGGGTGCGTACGTTCTTCGGCGGCGAGACCGTCGCCGACAGCCGCCGGGTGAAGGTCCTGCACGAGACCGGGCTCCTGCCCGTCTACTACTTCCCCGAGGAGGACGTCAGGACCGATCTGCTGGAGAAGACCGACCACAGAACGCGCTGCCCGTTCAAGGGCGAGGCCGTCTACTTCTCGGTGCGGGCGGGAGGCAGGCTGGCCGAGAACGCGGTCTGGAGCTACCCGGAGCCGCTCGAGGACGCCCCGCCGCTCTCGGGGTACCTGGCCTTCTACCACGACCGGATGGACCGCTGGATGGAGGAGGAAGAGGAGACGATCGGACATCCGCACGACCCCTACCATCGGGTGGACGTGCTCCAGAGCTCCTTACACGTCAGGGTCTCGGTGGGCGGCGAGGTCGTCGCCGAGACTAGGAGACCGCTCGTCCTCTTCGAGACCAGCCTCCCACCACGCTACTACATCCCACCCGAGGACGTGCGCGAGGATCTTCTGGTTCCGAGCGACACCCATACGGTCTGCCCTTACAAGGGGGTCGCGTCCTACCGCTCGCTGAAGGTCGGGGACACCCTCATCGAGGACGCCGCCTGGCTCTACCCCGATCCTCTCCCGGAGGCGCAGAAGGCGAGGGGGTACCTGTGCTTCTACGAGGAGAAGGTCGAGCAGGAGGTAGAGGGTTAG
- a CDS encoding APC family permease, with amino-acid sequence MLFVGINAVVGGGIFLLPGQAAAQAGAASVWAYLAAGIVVGLIGLCFAELSTMFDRTGGPILYARAALGRTAGFTVGWAVWLTYLVGLAALSDGFVSYLGSLWPAAKDGEVWIVPALIFVLCLLNTVGVRMGARVVQLFTIAKLVPLAVLVFAGLTFAGAVGNADLSLVPGGRGSFLGAVLIIVFAYGGFEGTAIPAGEMVNPRRAVVVAVLGTLAAVTTFYMLVQYAALRIEPNLASAGSPLASAGEAAFSGGLALLTVGALVSIFGTQSGVVLLAPRTLYSLAREGMLPEVLGRVHPRFKTPVVSIWVTGVLVAVLAVSGSVSSLILLNVAARLYQYLMVCISAGVLRLREPEAPRAFRLPFGPAIPAVAGMLCLFLLSRQPAVNLLATAGALAAGLLLYAAGSRRV; translated from the coding sequence ATGTTGTTCGTAGGGATAAACGCCGTGGTCGGAGGAGGCATCTTTCTTCTCCCCGGGCAGGCGGCCGCACAGGCTGGAGCGGCCTCGGTGTGGGCCTATCTGGCGGCGGGGATCGTGGTGGGCCTGATCGGTCTGTGCTTCGCCGAGCTCTCTACGATGTTCGACCGCACTGGTGGTCCGATCCTCTACGCACGAGCGGCGCTGGGCCGCACCGCTGGTTTCACCGTGGGATGGGCGGTGTGGTTGACCTATCTCGTCGGGCTGGCCGCACTCTCCGATGGTTTCGTGAGTTATCTGGGATCGCTGTGGCCGGCGGCGAAGGACGGCGAGGTCTGGATCGTGCCGGCGCTCATCTTCGTTCTTTGCCTGCTGAACACGGTCGGGGTGCGGATGGGAGCCCGCGTGGTGCAGCTCTTCACCATCGCCAAGCTGGTGCCGCTCGCGGTGCTCGTCTTCGCCGGCCTGACCTTCGCCGGGGCGGTCGGAAACGCGGACCTGAGCCTGGTCCCGGGCGGTCGGGGGAGCTTTCTCGGGGCGGTCCTGATCATCGTCTTCGCCTACGGGGGTTTCGAGGGAACGGCGATACCGGCGGGGGAGATGGTGAATCCACGGCGAGCGGTGGTAGTCGCGGTGCTCGGCACGCTCGCGGCGGTCACGACTTTCTACATGCTCGTCCAGTACGCCGCGTTGCGCATAGAGCCGAACCTCGCCTCGGCCGGTTCCCCGCTCGCCTCCGCCGGGGAGGCGGCTTTCTCCGGTGGGCTCGCATTGCTCACCGTGGGTGCCCTCGTCTCCATCTTCGGCACCCAGAGTGGGGTCGTGCTCCTCGCTCCGCGCACACTCTACTCTCTGGCCCGGGAGGGGATGCTCCCCGAGGTCCTGGGCCGCGTTCACCCCCGATTCAAGACGCCTGTGGTCTCCATCTGGGTGACGGGTGTTCTGGTGGCGGTCCTCGCCGTCAGCGGCTCTGTCTCCTCGCTCATCTTGCTCAACGTCGCGGCTCGACTGTACCAGTACCTGATGGTTTGCATCTCGGCCGGGGTACTGCGCCTGCGTGAGCCTGAGGCGCCTCGCGCGTTCCGGCTGCCGTTCGGGCCGGCGATCCCTGCCGTCGCCGGGATGCTCTGCCTGTTCCTCCTCTCCCGACAGCCGGCCGTGAACCTGCTGGCGACCGCCGGTGCTCTCGCCGCCGGCCTCTTGTTGTACGCCGCGGGGTCCCGGAGGGTGTAG
- a CDS encoding OsmC family protein, which yields MAEMKVTVHHLGGQRYAGVNPSGDKLLIDGSEDFSLGMRPMEALLVSLGTCTAFDVVEILHKRRTPPESYRIELRGERAEEHPRRYTRITVRHLVRGEGITQKVLDRAVTLSHEKYCSVAATLDCEIESEAVLLE from the coding sequence ATGGCTGAGATGAAGGTCACAGTGCACCACCTGGGCGGGCAGCGTTATGCCGGGGTGAACCCCTCGGGTGACAAACTCTTGATAGACGGCAGTGAGGATTTCTCCCTGGGCATGCGTCCGATGGAGGCTCTGCTCGTCTCCCTGGGAACCTGCACGGCGTTCGACGTGGTGGAGATCCTGCACAAGCGCCGCACCCCACCGGAGAGCTACCGCATCGAGCTCCGGGGGGAGCGGGCTGAGGAACATCCCCGGCGCTACACCCGCATAACCGTGCGCCACCTCGTGCGCGGGGAAGGGATCACGCAGAAGGTGCTCGATAGAGCGGTCACGCTCTCGCACGAGAAATATTGCTCGGTCGCCGCGACGCTCGACTGCGAGATCGAGAGCGAGGCGGTCCTGCTGGAGTAA
- a CDS encoding nucleoside hydrolase, with the protein MDPGHDDALALMLALGSPGLEVLAVTTVAGNAPLEKTTNNALRLLSFLGRGDVPVGSGAKRPLSGRLVTAESIHGPSGLDGPEIPPAGFGPDPRGAVELIAKTLREATRPVTLIPTGPLTNVATLLREHPEAKKKIARISLMGGSIGPGNTTPAAEFNVYVDPEAAKEVFGSGLPVTMCGLDVTHQARVTPERREILRRTGRAGELAADLMEFYASTYRKTYGLDAPPLHDPVAVAAVLAPELVETRRMRVDVECRGEFTRGETVCDLHGVTGREPNADVGVGLDEEGFFELLRTAFERL; encoded by the coding sequence ATGGACCCGGGCCACGACGACGCCCTCGCGCTGATGCTCGCGCTGGGCTCCCCGGGCCTGGAGGTGCTCGCGGTCACCACGGTCGCCGGGAACGCGCCGCTCGAGAAGACCACGAACAACGCGCTGCGCCTCCTCTCCTTCCTGGGGAGGGGGGACGTTCCCGTCGGGTCCGGAGCGAAAAGACCGCTCTCGGGACGTCTGGTGACCGCGGAGTCCATCCACGGCCCGAGCGGTCTCGACGGGCCGGAGATACCCCCCGCCGGCTTCGGCCCGGACCCGCGCGGGGCGGTGGAGCTCATCGCAAAGACGCTGAGGGAGGCGACGCGGCCGGTTACCCTAATCCCCACCGGACCCCTCACCAACGTGGCCACGCTGCTGCGCGAGCACCCGGAGGCGAAGAAGAAGATCGCACGCATCTCGCTCATGGGCGGGAGCATCGGACCCGGCAACACCACCCCGGCGGCGGAGTTCAACGTCTACGTCGACCCGGAGGCGGCAAAAGAGGTCTTCGGGTCGGGGCTCCCGGTCACGATGTGCGGCCTCGACGTCACCCACCAGGCGAGGGTCACGCCGGAGCGGAGGGAGATCCTGCGCCGTACGGGGCGCGCCGGCGAGCTCGCCGCGGACCTCATGGAGTTCTACGCCTCGACCTACAGGAAGACCTACGGGCTCGACGCCCCGCCGCTGCACGACCCGGTCGCGGTCGCCGCGGTGCTCGCCCCGGAGCTCGTCGAGACCCGCCGGATGCGGGTGGACGTCGAGTGCCGGGGGGAGTTCACCCGCGGGGAGACCGTCTGCGACCTGCACGGCGTCACCGGGCGCGAACCGAACGCCGATGTCGGGGTGGGGCTGGACGAGGAGGGGTTCTTCGAGCTGCTGCGCACGGCCTTCGAGAGGCTCTAG
- a CDS encoding NAD-dependent epimerase/dehydratase family protein, whose amino-acid sequence MRKVLVTGGSGKAGRAVVRELMEHGYEVLNADALPPREPASEFIRTDLTDLGQTIEVMSGCEGVVHLAAIPAPGLQPEGKTFENNTLSTYNVFSAAVALGVERVVWASSETTLGLPFEREKPAYAPIDEEHPLHPESSYALSKVISEEMARQMNRWSGIPFVGLRFSNVMEPPHDYEIFPSFQDDPEIRRWNLWGYVDARDVAQSCRLGLEADISGAEAFIIAAADTVMERPSTELMAEVYPDVPLKREPAGNETLLSIEKARKVLGYEPRHSWREEVSR is encoded by the coding sequence ATGAGGAAGGTGCTGGTCACCGGGGGGAGCGGCAAGGCGGGCCGGGCGGTCGTCCGGGAGCTCATGGAGCACGGATACGAGGTGCTCAACGCAGACGCCCTCCCCCCGAGAGAACCCGCTTCGGAGTTCATCCGAACCGACCTCACCGACCTCGGCCAGACCATCGAGGTGATGTCCGGCTGCGAGGGCGTCGTCCACCTCGCCGCCATCCCCGCCCCCGGCCTCCAGCCCGAGGGGAAGACCTTCGAGAACAACACCTTGAGCACCTACAACGTCTTCTCCGCCGCCGTCGCGCTCGGCGTGGAGCGGGTGGTGTGGGCCTCGAGCGAGACGACGCTCGGGCTGCCGTTCGAGCGGGAGAAGCCGGCCTACGCCCCGATAGACGAGGAGCACCCGCTCCACCCGGAGTCGAGCTACGCGCTCTCGAAGGTGATCTCCGAGGAGATGGCCCGTCAGATGAACCGCTGGAGCGGCATCCCCTTCGTGGGGTTGCGCTTCTCGAACGTCATGGAGCCCCCGCACGACTACGAGATCTTCCCCTCCTTCCAGGACGACCCCGAAATACGCCGCTGGAACCTCTGGGGCTACGTCGACGCAAGAGACGTGGCCCAGTCCTGCAGGCTGGGCCTGGAGGCCGACATCTCCGGAGCGGAGGCATTCATCATCGCCGCCGCCGACACCGTGATGGAGCGCCCGAGCACCGAGCTCATGGCCGAGGTCTACCCGGACGTGCCGCTGAAGAGGGAGCCCGCGGGCAACGAGACGCTCCTCTCGATCGAGAAGGCCCGCAAGGTGCTCGGCTACGAGCCGCGCCACTCCTGGCGCGAGGAGGTGTCGAGATAG